A genomic stretch from Candidatus Omnitrophota bacterium includes:
- a CDS encoding radical SAM protein yields the protein MTGKQVSFSWDIIYKCNYRCSYCWWHRKWGDLSLNNRYLPVSELIGAWARIYDMYGQASIDILGGEPFLYPDFTEIIRELSAMHRININTNLSCSVEDLLSKCDPSRIKINPTFHPMFARFEEFLGKAKALKEAGFTQGITYLAYPPQLRQLDPYRMAFKKEGIGFAVLSFWGEYKGQDYPAAYTEEEKQIISPQLAQRGGENFQTRPISSPRGKLCYAGCLYACIHPDGAVTRCGGCCSREALGNFFQSDFKLLDGPLPCQSDSCPCNEWASFLEENIIKREGLENCGV from the coding sequence ATGACCGGAAAACAGGTTTCTTTCAGCTGGGACATTATTTATAAATGCAACTACCGCTGTTCTTATTGCTGGTGGCATCGCAAGTGGGGAGACCTTAGTTTAAATAACAGATATCTTCCCGTAAGCGAATTAATAGGTGCCTGGGCCAGGATCTATGATATGTACGGGCAGGCGTCAATAGATATATTAGGCGGGGAGCCGTTCCTCTATCCCGATTTCACAGAGATCATCAGAGAGTTGTCAGCCATGCACAGGATCAATATCAATACTAACCTGTCCTGTTCCGTTGAAGATCTTCTAAGTAAATGTGATCCTTCGCGCATAAAGATAAATCCTACATTCCATCCCATGTTTGCCCGTTTTGAGGAATTCCTGGGCAAGGCAAAGGCGTTGAAGGAGGCGGGGTTTACACAGGGTATTACCTATCTGGCTTACCCTCCTCAACTCAGGCAGCTTGATCCCTACAGGATGGCCTTTAAGAAGGAAGGGATCGGTTTTGCCGTGCTTTCTTTCTGGGGAGAATATAAAGGCCAGGATTATCCCGCGGCCTACACGGAAGAAGAGAAGCAGATCATCAGCCCCCAGTTGGCCCAGCGCGGCGGAGAGAATTTTCAGACCAGGCCCATATCATCCCCCCGCGGCAAGCTTTGTTATGCCGGGTGCCTCTACGCCTGTATACATCCCGACGGCGCGGTTACCAGGTGCGGCGGATGCTGCAGCCGTGAAGCGCTTGGCAACTTCTTTCAGAGTGATTTTAAGCTGCTTGACGGCCCTCTGCCATGTCAATCCGATTCCTGCCCTTGTAATGAATGGGCCTCTTTCTTAGAAGAGAACATAATAAAAAGGGAAGGGCTGGAGAATTGCGGGGTTTAG
- a CDS encoding glycosyltransferase family 39 protein, with product MRRYSRNKLFDIAALAIFLSIFSFWFFDGLKYQGLNGDVALVGNAALGALINPDYSLEYHMGIFGGRLPLMVNEYNAATDIYAALPWVYLMGNTAMALHITGFIWAALSIILLYAVCMELSDNNRLYSSFACLLLVTSPSFIMASRLGLFTGNLTIFFALLSALLLLRWKKTASAWRLLLLGLSMGMGLAGKIQFLWFIAALMIYMVLKGLLGRGAAFWRNGLIIAAGIFSGAFFLVLANIRWGFFTVKFLARYLLVSRSGVPNTNYLSNLFERVKESLALVDGSAVSSSDSYNRLAICLPVLLGVSAIYFFISGYIIRRKLKYDAWALPLFLCILIILQSPFTPTILHSHHIVMILPFIYMAVCAPLSLPVKDKGLIRRGSWLCIISALIAGGYAFNNYLMLRNSRVHIRVQGGNEITWNVLSDVNDYLAAEGINRIGLGDAYIKDALLFLSKFKLELYEVYPLDYMGNTDAHMNGLAARLKAQRQGYYLFRTQNNAIVNFFDSFSAAASRCDKKVELLREFSSPEGDTIFMLYRVP from the coding sequence ATGAGAAGATATAGCCGGAATAAGCTCTTTGACATTGCCGCGCTGGCCATTTTTTTATCTATTTTTTCGTTCTGGTTTTTTGACGGCCTTAAATACCAGGGATTGAACGGCGATGTCGCCCTGGTCGGGAACGCGGCATTAGGCGCGTTAATAAATCCGGATTATAGCCTGGAGTATCATATGGGTATATTCGGCGGACGGCTCCCCCTGATGGTCAATGAATATAATGCGGCCACCGACATATACGCCGCCTTGCCATGGGTATATTTGATGGGCAATACAGCCATGGCGCTGCATATTACCGGTTTTATCTGGGCGGCGCTATCCATTATTTTATTGTACGCGGTATGTATGGAGTTGTCGGATAATAACAGACTGTATTCTTCTTTTGCCTGCCTGCTTCTGGTTACTTCCCCTTCCTTTATCATGGCATCAAGACTGGGATTATTCACTGGGAACCTCACCATATTTTTCGCGCTTCTATCCGCGTTATTGTTGTTACGCTGGAAAAAGACGGCATCGGCATGGCGGTTGTTACTTTTGGGCTTATCAATGGGTATGGGTTTGGCAGGAAAGATCCAGTTCTTATGGTTTATAGCCGCCCTGATGATTTATATGGTTTTGAAAGGGCTGTTGGGCAGGGGCGCGGCCTTCTGGAGGAACGGTTTAATAATTGCCGCAGGGATTTTTAGCGGCGCTTTTTTTCTTGTGCTGGCAAATATAAGATGGGGTTTCTTCACTGTGAAATTCCTTGCCCGGTATCTTTTGGTTTCCAGGTCAGGAGTGCCGAATACAAACTATTTGTCCAACTTGTTCGAGAGGGTCAAGGAGTCGCTTGCCCTGGTGGACGGCAGCGCAGTGAGCAGTTCGGATAGCTATAACAGATTGGCGATATGCTTGCCGGTGCTTCTGGGCGTATCGGCAATTTATTTTTTTATTTCCGGCTATATAATAAGGCGTAAGCTAAAGTATGATGCCTGGGCGTTGCCGCTATTTCTATGTATTCTTATTATTCTTCAGTCACCTTTTACTCCTACCATATTGCACTCTCACCATATAGTAATGATATTGCCGTTTATATATATGGCGGTATGCGCGCCGTTATCCCTGCCGGTTAAAGATAAAGGCCTTATCAGGCGGGGCAGCTGGTTATGTATTATTTCAGCCCTCATCGCGGGCGGTTACGCGTTCAACAATTACCTTATGCTTAGGAATAGCCGCGTCCACATAAGAGTGCAGGGAGGCAACGAGATAACCTGGAATGTATTGTCGGATGTCAATGATTACCTGGCGGCAGAGGGCATAAACAGGATAGGCCTGGGCGACGCCTATATCAAAGACGCGCTTTTATTCTTAAGCAAATTTAAATTGGAGTTATATGAGGTGTATCCTCTTGACTATATGGGAAATACCGATGCGCATATGAATGGCTTGGCTGCGAGATTGAAAGCGCAAAGGCAAGGGTATTATCTGTTCCGGACGCAGAACAACGCCATCGTGAATTTTTTTGACAGTTTCAGTGCCGCAGCCTCGCGGTGCGATAAAAAAGTGGAGTTATTACGGGAATTCTCTTCTCCGGAGGGAGATACTATATTCATGTTGTATAGGGTTCCTTGA
- a CDS encoding glycosyltransferase family 39 protein: MKSVRGYRIIFDIFFMAALAVFYLYFALDRLQEQGVYCDVALLGNKAMGIYKNIHFEGPDFINLFGRSFPLMLLDYHGPAEIYLSLPALYIFGNTAFALNIVPVAFAVLSIPVFYMLALLLYESRMPAVSSCILLFTLPSFIAASRVGLYTGTLVLFFGLSAVLCLLLWGKSGRFSFLCLSCLFIGMGMGSRCFFLWFIVALAAFLFFIHRQMLRAMLALKFRNKLVCVVLSSIGILPVVVFNLRSNLRTARFLFSHLIISNDGISNLKYADNLKERMSELFALLRGSAYSMGDNLINLYIVSFGLAVIVILLFKRRFHCTAAEKRFLLPVALSAAVMLQSSITPSGLQPLHILYVLPFVLMSGATAVSMARGRTLRAGLGALLLFATTASLTVSFLSLRFKSAHLQLHGGEEARWNTARDVLAWLDAKGIRRIGLGDTGIKDVLLYLSGWRLDVDEVFYAQHFNMPRHEKELILRKRLGSEKEGYYLFRAAGTHWIDYLGRFKAIVKEEGLRMEVAAEFTAPVPDRRGVFTIYKVRGRKTT; this comes from the coding sequence ATGAAATCAGTCCGCGGTTACAGGATCATATTTGATATTTTCTTTATGGCGGCCCTGGCGGTATTCTATCTTTATTTTGCGCTTGACCGGCTGCAAGAACAGGGGGTTTATTGTGACGTCGCGCTGCTGGGCAATAAGGCGATGGGCATCTATAAAAATATACATTTTGAAGGCCCGGATTTTATCAATCTATTCGGGAGGTCATTTCCCTTGATGCTCCTGGATTATCATGGGCCGGCTGAGATTTACCTGTCCCTGCCGGCGCTTTATATATTCGGCAATACCGCATTTGCCTTGAATATAGTACCGGTAGCGTTCGCCGTTTTGTCTATACCGGTTTTCTATATGCTGGCATTGTTATTGTATGAAAGCCGGATGCCGGCGGTATCATCGTGCATTTTGCTGTTTACCCTGCCGTCTTTTATCGCGGCAAGCAGGGTGGGCTTGTACACGGGGACACTGGTTTTATTTTTTGGGTTATCCGCGGTATTGTGCCTTCTGTTGTGGGGAAAAAGCGGAAGATTCTCATTCCTCTGCCTGTCCTGCCTATTTATAGGTATGGGCATGGGGAGCCGGTGTTTCTTTTTGTGGTTTATCGTCGCCCTGGCCGCCTTCCTGTTTTTTATTCACAGACAGATGTTGAGAGCGATGCTGGCGTTAAAATTCAGGAATAAATTGGTATGTGTTGTTTTATCCAGCATAGGGATTCTGCCTGTGGTGGTTTTTAACTTGAGGAGCAATCTGCGTACAGCGAGATTTTTATTCAGCCATCTTATTATTTCTAATGATGGGATCTCCAATCTTAAATACGCCGATAATCTTAAGGAGAGGATGTCCGAGCTGTTTGCATTGTTAAGGGGAAGCGCCTATAGCATGGGGGATAATCTTATTAATCTTTATATTGTATCTTTCGGCCTCGCGGTTATCGTTATTTTGTTATTTAAAAGACGGTTCCATTGTACTGCGGCAGAAAAGCGGTTTTTATTGCCGGTCGCCCTCTCGGCCGCGGTTATGCTGCAGTCGTCCATAACCCCTTCCGGTTTGCAGCCGCTTCATATCCTTTATGTGTTGCCGTTTGTTCTTATGTCCGGAGCAACGGCGGTATCAATGGCCAGGGGACGCACACTAAGAGCAGGCTTAGGCGCATTGCTTTTGTTCGCCACAACAGCGTCACTGACGGTCAGCTTTCTGTCTTTGCGCTTTAAAAGCGCGCATTTACAACTGCACGGCGGCGAAGAGGCGAGGTGGAATACGGCGCGGGACGTTCTCGCCTGGCTGGACGCTAAGGGTATCAGGCGGATAGGCCTGGGCGATACGGGGATAAAGGATGTGCTGTTATATTTAAGCGGCTGGCGGTTGGACGTTGATGAGGTGTTTTACGCGCAGCATTTTAACATGCCAAGACATGAAAAGGAGCTGATCCTGAGGAAGCGGCTTGGCAGCGAGAAGGAGGGGTATTATCTGTTCAGGGCTGCCGGCACGCATTGGATAGATTATCTCGGCAGGTTTAAGGCAATAGTTAAAGAAGAGGGGCTGCGAATGGAAGTAGCCGCGGAATTTACCGCGCCTGTCCCGGACAGGAGGGGCGTATTTACTATATATAAAGTAAGGGGAAGGAAAACGACGTGA
- a CDS encoding SGNH/GDSL hydrolase family protein, producing the protein MPAELRKGIHNSVLAVFVLLISALILYLGLEVFFTLKGEYGLEQFIVGDSRWNADVKNGVHMAFSLSSNPGLGWELKPAELINKYDRFEEKAREKAPGVFRIIAIGDSIAQQGYFERFLEDRLNEDALGMRFEVWNCGVSGYNITNYYYYFRDIIPRFKPDFIILALCLNDFSGINLTIHDGKRFVEFFNPFIALDFPFSSRLFLHSRVYRFIVFGLERYILERASMEEILVGKFDKMLQLANERNLKIVALIWPHMKNQYDSAQQDEHIRIRHILESGGVPYADMHKSFTDRDAPGLKEYPGDYVHPSEKAFMMMSEDIYDFVSGYLEDNFNFSFHQKGRRAS; encoded by the coding sequence ATGCCGGCTGAATTAAGGAAAGGTATCCATAATTCCGTGCTCGCGGTATTTGTTTTATTGATTTCCGCGCTGATACTATACCTTGGCCTGGAGGTATTCTTTACCCTGAAGGGTGAATACGGCCTCGAGCAATTTATTGTCGGCGACTCTCGCTGGAATGCCGATGTAAAGAACGGCGTGCATATGGCCTTTTCGCTTTCCTCAAATCCCGGCCTGGGCTGGGAATTAAAGCCGGCGGAACTGATAAATAAATATGACAGGTTTGAGGAGAAGGCGAGGGAGAAGGCTCCGGGCGTGTTCAGGATAATCGCCATCGGAGATTCTATCGCGCAACAGGGGTATTTTGAGAGGTTCCTGGAGGACAGGTTAAATGAGGACGCGCTGGGCATGCGTTTTGAGGTCTGGAACTGCGGGGTATCCGGATACAATATAACCAATTATTATTACTATTTCAGGGACATAATACCTAGATTCAAACCGGATTTCATCATACTGGCTTTATGTCTGAATGATTTTAGCGGGATCAATTTAACCATCCATGATGGGAAGCGGTTCGTGGAGTTCTTCAACCCTTTTATTGCCCTAGATTTTCCTTTCAGCAGCCGTCTTTTCCTGCATTCCAGGGTCTACCGGTTTATCGTATTCGGCCTGGAGCGCTATATACTTGAAAGGGCGAGTATGGAAGAGATCCTTGTCGGGAAATTCGACAAGATGCTTCAACTGGCCAATGAGAGGAACCTGAAGATCGTGGCCCTGATCTGGCCGCATATGAAGAATCAATATGACAGCGCACAGCAGGATGAACACATCCGGATCAGGCATATTCTGGAAAGCGGGGGCGTTCCCTACGCTGACATGCACAAAAGCTTTACAGACAGGGACGCCCCCGGCTTGAAAGAATACCCCGGGGATTATGTCCACCCTTCAGAAAAGGCATTTATGATGATGTCTGAAGATATATACGATTTCGTATCCGGCTATTTGGAAGATAATTTTAATTTTTCATTCCACCAGAAAGGAAGGCGTGCGTCATGA